The proteins below come from a single Eucalyptus grandis isolate ANBG69807.140 chromosome 3, ASM1654582v1, whole genome shotgun sequence genomic window:
- the LOC120291959 gene encoding carbon catabolite repressor protein 4 homolog 6-like gives MRRCCCSSLPSPLAAAASAATASSAMYPRPKYRGGRYPSQRSFSDSSRGGGRGRFSSGESNVHPVQDRNRGFQQGARADFVSGDSHFHAVQDANRGFRQGEIGDSAIQAGYRPPVNSRRHFVQSQSYGVILWLQS, from the exons ATGAggcgctgctgctgctcctcccTCCCCTCgcctctcgccgccgccgcctccgccgccaccgCAAGCTCCGCCATGTACCCTCGTCCCAAG TACCGTGGTGGTAGATATCCATCCCAAAGGAGCTTCTCTGACTCCTCGCGCGGTGGTGGAAGAGGGCGATTTTCAAGTGGTGAGTCCAATGTCCACCCAGTCCAAGATAGAAACCGAGGATTCCAGCAAGGAGCAAGGGCTGACTTCGTCTCCGGTGATTCTCACTTCCATGCTGTCCAGGATGCCAATCGTGGATTCCGACAAGGAGAGATCGGTGATTCCGCCATCCAGGCTGGGTATCGGCCTCCAGTCAATTCAAGAAGGCATTTTGTTCAGAGCCAGTCATACGGGGTTATCCTCTGGTTACAGTCATGA